From Neofelis nebulosa isolate mNeoNeb1 chromosome 14, mNeoNeb1.pri, whole genome shotgun sequence:
gttttttttttttttcatccaacaAGAAGCCATAACTTTATTAATGATAGAAACAGTACAAATTTCAAACCAAGCTGCAGTTATTCTTTTGAAACACCAAAAAAGGGTCCTCGTTTTCAGACGGTTACATTGTTAATTCCATAATAGCATTTACAATATCATTACTGTTGTTCTTCAGGGCTCGAACTGCCTTTGCTCTTGATACATTTGCTTGTGACATGACCAGTTCTATGTCCTTAACCTCTACACCTGTTTCATCAACCTCTTCCTCTTCACTCTCTTCTTGTACAGTTGGAGTCTGTGTATTTTCTTGAATGTTTGAGACAGCTTCACCTTGAACTTTGAATTTCTCAGCAGCTGCTAGTTGTGCCTGCTGAGATAAATCCTCGATCTTGGCTTCCCCAAAAACTATGTAGGTATCTGAAGCTGGGCTCTTGTAGACATCTGGTTTTGTGATGACAAAGAGGATATTCTTAGATTTCCGGATAGTGACTCTTGTAACCCCTGTAACCTGTCGAAGACCTAGTTTGGACATAGCCTTCCGTGCCTTCTTTTCACTCCGGCTCTGTTTTGCTTTACTGACTGGTTCTTCATCGATTTCAGCTGCTGCTGCCAGCTGGGCTTGTTGGGTGGTGGCCTGTGTGGAATCCTGTTCCTCAAGCTCTGGTACTGATTCATCACTGTCCGATTCTGTTCCAGACCCTGTCTCAGCCTGGGGCTGTGGCAACTCCTGCTCTGTAGCAGGGACGGTTTCTGTGGCTTCACCAGGCATTTTGTGCGGGGAACGCGGAACCAAGATGGCGGCAGAAAGAGAGCGAGCCTaagttcatttattctgagagagagagagagagaagaagagagagaggaagctgtgtgggggagggacggggagggggtgagaatcccaagccgacttcgcgctatcagcacagagcctgatgtggagctcaaacccatgcaacctgagccaaagtcagatgcttaaccgactgagccacccaggcgcccttggtaCATATACATCTAAAGTACAgaaaccttggattgcaaataACTTGTTCTGCAAATGTTCTGTAggacaagcaaacatttccaataaattttaactttgatAAACGGGCGATGTCTTGCAGTACGAGTAGTATGTGATCACATGATCAAATGTCAcaggatcacaactgagccaatggttcttctctctctctctctctctctctctctctctctctctctctctctcactgcaagattgtgggtgattgtctcccatgcttggatgctcggTGTTAGGCCACAGAGTgtagcagaaatcagtgatttttcagaacgttggaaggtgcccacaactagcactagtgtattttttgtcacttcaaggcACCAATGgacagttctttgcttttccatacaataGTAATAAGCTTAGGAATgatttgcttcattctaggtcggGCTGCCTGCgatacagaccctttcctctgctgccttattaccagttacattaaatacagtatacaacaagagtttattaatactgtactgtagtcaacatccgtgtaGTAAACATAAATCAACTGATTTATTTAGccacacctttttaaaaaagtttatttattttgagagtgcaagaaagagagaacatgagctgaggagggacagagagagagagagggagagagagaatcccaagcaggttctgtgctgatggtgcagagcctgacacatgaactcatgaactcatgaactgtgagatcatgacctgaaccagagccaagagtcagatgcttaactgactgagccacccaggcactccagccactttcttccttttgttttttttgtttttgtttttgtttttttttttataaagctatTCAATTGGTgatgaacatttttgtttgtgtttgataATTTCCTTAGGGCAAACTATTAAAAGTGGAACACTGGATTACAGGGCATgactatttcttatttatttttatttttatttcttgagagagagagaatgtgaactggggaggggggcagagaaggagagagccttAATCAGCCTCTGTTAGCAGCTTGGAGCCCATCACGGGACGTGATCTCAcaacgatcatgacctgagccaaaatcaagagtcagatgcttaacagactgagccacccaggtgccccaaggcatgCCTATTTCTTAATGGTCCTAAATATATCTTGCCAAGTTGGCCTACAAAAGGAGAACAACACCTATACTTATCATAACGTGTAGTGGTTACACTTGTCCTAGAAGTATATACGATTGCTCTTTACCCCCATTCTTGCTAAACTAGACACTTTCATTCTTATTCTTTACCAACCTGGAAGGCAAAAGatagtatctcattttaatttgcattttctgagtAGGATTTTAAGGATCTTAGTATTTTATCTTGAGCAGAAGTTTATCGGTCAAGGAAAACAGAAGTCAATTTCcactaaaataagaaaagctaAGAATGTTAGTACCCaggatatattttgaaacaatttaaaatcaaGTGAATTGATTAGAACTGTATTTTAGCTGTTCCTGGTATTTAGGGAACCTCTTTTCTATCTAATTATGCTGTGTATAATTGCATAAAGACACAGCAGGAGataaactttttagaaaaaaaaaagcaaacaaaactctgAAGCCAAGTAGCAAAAGCATTCCTTACGATACATGTCACTTTAATTTCATGTGGTAATTATTTTTACAAGCATTTAGCACACAGTTTGAACCTCAGTTCATAGAAGCCACCATTTTTTCCAGATACGACAGAATTGTGTATTCAAAAATATGGCTAGAGGAGAATTTCTGTTAAAACTTgttgcataaaaattaaaattttttttgaatgattgACAGAACCAACAAATTCTCTTCTCAGTTGACAATTGTCTGTTTGCATCTACATTTTTTACCACATGAGGAACATGTACAGAATTTGAACCACGATGTACAATGGGAAAAGTACTGCACTTCCTGGAGGGAAACTTGAGTTTAAACCCAGGATTCATTCAAGAAAAAGCTGTATAACTGAGCCAGGTTATCTTCACCTCTCTGGTCTTCAATTCCAtaatctgcaaaatgaaaaagatgcACTAGACAATTTTATAGGCCTTTTCCAAACCCAATATTTAgctctactttttgttttaaggTGGGAGACTTTCTTAATGATTAATGTTTGCATAAATAACTAAATTAACTATAAATCTGATATTTGTCATTGAACACCTATAAATTACAAGAGACATTTGACAGAGAGACTCTATCCTGTGCTGCCTATTgttctgagtttttaatttaaaagagaggaggggaaagtgtCCTGAATGTGCATGTTGGCTCTTTGATAGGATGGAAGTATATACTTACTATATTTTGTGTCTAGTTGTATATTAGGAATGGATTCTACTTTTTCTATCTTTAATATCCTTTTCCTAATCAGCAAGCAGAATGGAATGGGAtagccaatatatatatatatatatatttttttttttttttttttttttttttttttttgctcagggGTTTTCTCAAACTCCTTTTCTGGTTTCTGGGGGAAATCCTTCACCACTCCTGCCAGGCTTGGTGGGATGTCAATCCTagtgtttgctctctctctctctctctctctctgcacccccacccatACCCGCTCATTAAAAGGTAGGTGACTGAGGATGGGCCAGAGTCAACTCAGGCTTTTCTATTGTTGCTGTAAGGAAAgactctctgttctctctggaCCTCATGTTAAAATTTGTAGGGCTGATGTTGCTAGCGGCCATCATTTTCAACATGTGGAAATAGCCTGTCTGCAGGAAGAGGAAATCAGGCCAGCCTAGGAAGATAATTAAAAATTAGTAGATATGAGTGATAGGCTGACAGAGCTCTGATGACACTGGTTGCATCCCTGAATCCTGCTCAataagttcctttaaaaaaaaacccaaaagctagTTTAAGTTGTTTTCCATTGTTAGCAAATGAAAGAGTTCTAATATAACAAGTagaagggaaattaaaaacagaaacaaaaacctgtCTTCTTTTCAGAAGCCTACTTAGGGCATACATGCATCCTGCTGAAtcctttgtaaaaaatattttttttttgtaaaaaataattttaacaataatagTTCAAATGAAGGGCTCTGGGTTGTTAGTTTAGATTCTAGGAATGCTGATCAAATATGTACTTCCCAGATGAAAACTACCAGCAAAGTGTCTATCATTATTATATAGCCtcagaatattaaaaactcacggaaatgttattattatatcTTTGTACTAAATTTTAGCATGCACACATTTGAAATAATAGTATATTGATATGAATCC
This genomic window contains:
- the LOC131494496 gene encoding nascent polypeptide-associated complex subunit alpha, with product MPGEATETVPATEQELPQPQAETGSGTESDSDESVPELEEQDSTQATTQQAQLAAAAEIDEEPVSKAKQSRSEKKARKAMSKLGLRQVTGVTRVTIRKSKNILFVITKPDVYKSPASDTYIVFGEAKIEDLSQQAQLAAAEKFKVQGEAVSNIQENTQTPTVQEESEEEEVDETGVEVKDIELVMSQANVSRAKAVRALKNNSNDIVNAIMELTM